GATGAAGTGATTGCCGCCGATGGCCAGGGCATCGCCGTCGCCCATGGGCACCAGCAGGGTCAGGGCGGGCTTGGAGAGCTTGACTCCGGTGGCAAAGGCCAGGGCCCGGCCGTGCAGGGTGTGCAGTGAATGGAAATCGACATAACCGGAAATCCTGGCCGAACAGCCGATTCCCGAGGTCATGACGATATCGTTTTTATCCAGCTCCAGCGCTTCCACGGCACGCAGCAGCGAATTGAGTACAATGCCGTGGCCACAGCCCGGGCACCACATATGGGGGAAAAACCTCTCCCGTAAATAATCTTGAACAGCCATGTTATACTCCTCTCCCCTGAATAACCCGCAGGAGTTGTTTAATATCTGATGGTGTGATCAGTTTGCCGTCGATGCGGTTGGTGAGAAAAACATTTTCCGGTTTATCGACGGCGCTTTTCACCTGGGCCAGTACCTGTCCCATATTCATCTCCACCACAATCACCGCTTTGGCGCCGGCGCATTTTTCCCGAACCAGGGCCGCAGGAAAGGGCCAGATGGACTGCAGTTCGAGAACCCCGATCTTCTCTCCCCTGTTTCTGCGGTTCTTGGCGAGATGGATGGCCGATCTGGCCGAGGAGCCGTAGGAGATCATGATATAATCGGCGTCTTCGAGATAGTGCTCCTTGAAGCGGGTGATGGCGTGGACGTTGTTTTCGATCTTGTCGACCAGGTGGTGGAGCAGCTCGTTGACCACCTTGGGATTGTTGGAAGGGAATCCCCACATATCGTGGAAAAGCCCGGTGACGTTGTAGCGGTGAACATCGCCGAAGTCGGACATCGGCAGCCGGCCGTCCTCGCGGGGCAGATAAGGATGATAATCGACACCCTTGCCCACCGAAGTGCGCAGCCGGTCGACGATGGGCAGCTCCTCTTCTTCGGGGATGATCA
This genomic interval from Desulfopila inferna contains the following:
- a CDS encoding 2-oxoacid:acceptor oxidoreductase subunit alpha gives rise to the protein MKNNIRFVQGNEACVEGALYAGLNFYAGYPITPSTEIAEILSGQLPHRGGKFIQMEDEIASMCAIIGASLTGHKVMTATSGPGFSLKQEAIGYACMAEIPCVIVNVQRGGPSTGNPTHVSQGDVNQARWGTHGDHAIIALTASNHQDIFSVTVDAFNMAETYRTPVVLLLDEAIGHMREKLIIPEEEELPIVDRLRTSVGKGVDYHPYLPREDGRLPMSDFGDVHRYNVTGLFHDMWGFPSNNPKVVNELLHHLVDKIENNVHAITRFKEHYLEDADYIMISYGSSARSAIHLAKNRRNRGEKIGVLELQSIWPFPAALVREKCAGAKAVIVVEMNMGQVLAQVKSAVDKPENVFLTNRIDGKLITPSDIKQLLRVIQGRGV